One Rhinolophus sinicus isolate RSC01 linkage group LG06, ASM3656204v1, whole genome shotgun sequence DNA window includes the following coding sequences:
- the LOC109436083 gene encoding calcitonin isoform X1, with protein sequence MGFGTSSPFLAFSILVLCQAGGLQAAPFRSALESLPDPAALSEKEGRLLLAALVKAYVQRKTNELEQEQELEQETEGSRSLHCTFARGSPRPCRGWAQVEQCLSLDISRAKRCSNLSTCVLGTYSKDLNNFHTFSGIGFGADTPGKKRDIASGLERDRYPHFGVPQDAN encoded by the exons ATGGGCTTCGGGACGTCCTCCCCCTTCTTGGCTTTCAGCATCTTGGTCCTGTGCCAGGCAGGCGGCCTCCAGGCGGCACCATTTAG GTCAGCTTTGGAGAGCCTCCCAGACCCGGCTGCACTCAGTGAGAAAGAAGGGCGCCTCCTACTGGCTGCACTGGTGAAGGCCTACGTGCAGAGGAAGACCAATGAgctggagcaggagcaggagctggaACAGGAGACAGAGGGCTCCAG GAGCCTTCACTGCACATTTGCCAGGGGAAGCCCAAGGCCTTGCAGAGGGTGGGCTCAGGTTGAACAGTGCCTGAG CCTGGACATCTCCAGAGCTAAGCGGTGCAGTAATCTGAGTACCTGTGTGCTGGGCACATACTCGAAGGACCTGAACAACTTTCATACGTTCTCTGGCATCGGCTTCGGGGCTGACACACCTGGCAAGAAAAGGGATATAGCCAGTGGCTTGGAGAGAGACCGCTACCCTCACTTTGGGGTGCCCCAGGATGCCAACTGA
- the LOC109436083 gene encoding calcitonin gene-related peptide 2 isoform X3 codes for MGFGTSSPFLAFSILVLCQAGGLQAAPFRSALESLPDPAALSEKEGRLLLAALVKAYVQRKTNELEQEQELEQETEGSSVTAQKRACNTATCVTHRLAGLLSRSGGVVKSNFVPTNVGSEAFGRRRRDLQA; via the exons ATGGGCTTCGGGACGTCCTCCCCCTTCTTGGCTTTCAGCATCTTGGTCCTGTGCCAGGCAGGCGGCCTCCAGGCGGCACCATTTAG GTCAGCTTTGGAGAGCCTCCCAGACCCGGCTGCACTCAGTGAGAAAGAAGGGCGCCTCCTACTGGCTGCACTGGTGAAGGCCTACGTGCAGAGGAAGACCAATGAgctggagcaggagcaggagctggaACAGGAGACAGAGGGCTCCAG CGTCACTGCCCAGAAGAGAGCCTGCAACACTGCCACCTGTGTGACCCATCGGCTGGCAGGCTTGCTGAGCAGATCTGGAGGTGTGGTGAAGAGCAACTTCGTGCCTACCAATGTGGGCTCGGAAGCCTTTGGCCGTCGCCGCAGGGACCTTCAGGCCTGA
- the LOC109436083 gene encoding calcitonin isoform X2, whose product MGFGTSSPFLAFSILVLCQAGGLQAAPFRSALESLPDPAALSEKEGRLLLAALVKAYVQRKTNELEQEQELEQETEGSSLDISRAKRCSNLSTCVLGTYSKDLNNFHTFSGIGFGADTPGKKRDIASGLERDRYPHFGVPQDAN is encoded by the exons ATGGGCTTCGGGACGTCCTCCCCCTTCTTGGCTTTCAGCATCTTGGTCCTGTGCCAGGCAGGCGGCCTCCAGGCGGCACCATTTAG GTCAGCTTTGGAGAGCCTCCCAGACCCGGCTGCACTCAGTGAGAAAGAAGGGCGCCTCCTACTGGCTGCACTGGTGAAGGCCTACGTGCAGAGGAAGACCAATGAgctggagcaggagcaggagctggaACAGGAGACAGAGGGCTCCAG CCTGGACATCTCCAGAGCTAAGCGGTGCAGTAATCTGAGTACCTGTGTGCTGGGCACATACTCGAAGGACCTGAACAACTTTCATACGTTCTCTGGCATCGGCTTCGGGGCTGACACACCTGGCAAGAAAAGGGATATAGCCAGTGGCTTGGAGAGAGACCGCTACCCTCACTTTGGGGTGCCCCAGGATGCCAACTGA